A single genomic interval of Lathyrus oleraceus cultivar Zhongwan6 chromosome 7, CAAS_Psat_ZW6_1.0, whole genome shotgun sequence harbors:
- the LOC127103714 gene encoding probable plastidic glucose transporter 1, whose translation MATEAKEKFSREQLGFQGNSSIEGLVVSIFIVGAFIGSISTGSLVDKLGCRLTFQIDAIPLILGAIISENARSLDEILWGRFLVDLGIGVNVVLVPIYIYIYIPEVAPTKYKDSLGSLCQIGTCLGIIASLSLGIPSENDPHWWRTMLYIASVHGFIVGLGMQFAVDSPRWLCKAGRINDAKKVIRELWGASEVEGTIEEFQSVSKNDGSDLDSRWSHWKVHLED comes from the exons ATGGCAACGGAAGcaaaggagaa ATTTTCACGCGAGCAACTTGGCTTTCAGGGAAACTCGTCCATTGAGGGACTTGTTGTTAGTATATTTATTGTTGGCGCGTTTATTGGGAGCATAAGCACTGGTTCTTTGGTTGACAAACTTGGTTGTCGCCTCACTTTTCAAATTGATGCCATACCCTTGATCCTTGGTGCAATAATAAGTGAAAATGCCCGCTCCTTGGATGAGATACTTTGGGGAAGGTTTCTTGTTGATCTTGGTATAGGTGTGAATGTTGTTCTTGTTccgatatatatatatatatatatacctgAGGTTGCTCCAACGAAATATAAGGATTCCCTAGGGTCCTTATGTCAAATTGGTACCTGTCTTGGTATTATTGCATCATTATCTCTTGGAATTCCTTCTGAGAATGATCCACACTGGTGGAGGACAATGTTGTATATTGCAAGCGTCCATGGCTTTATTGTTGGCCTAGGTATGCAATTTGCTGTTGATAGCCCACGCTGGCTTTGCAAGGCTGGGAGAATAAATGATGCAAAAAAAGTAATACGGGAGCTTTGGGGAGCATCTGAAGTTGAGGGTACAATTGAAGAATTTCAATCTGTCAGCAAGAATGATGGCAGTGATTTGGACAGCAGATGGTCACATTGGAAAGTTCACTTGGAGGATTGA